AGTTAACGAGCATTTGACTGGGTAGATTGTCAAGTGGGGTAGTGAAAGAATCTGATGCCAGGTGGCCTTCATCTCTCCAAAGTAGTGGGTTTTGTAGCTACCTGAGCTTGCTTggactttctccctctctctccagggAAGGGAAGTATATCCCGTTGCCCCAGCGAGTTCGGGAAGGTCCCCGGGGAGGAGTTCGCTGCAGCAGTTCTCGGGGTGGTAGGCCTGGCCTTAGTGCTTTACCTCCTCGTGGCCCTCACCATCTTGACAATAGCAGCCCTGGTCCAGGTTCTGAGGCACGTGGCATCAATGGAGGTGAGTTGCAAAGCAGATGGGGGTTGGGGCAGGGTAATATAAAGTAGAACTAAACGAGATAAAGATGTTGCATTGGTGGATATATAATAATAGGTACTCTGCCTCTTCTtaatttttgtccatctttttttttttctaataggcCCTTCCCGCATGTCCCCTAAGGCACAGCGGCCTCTGAGAGGTGCCAAGACTCTGTCTTCACCCAGCAGTCGGCCTTCTGGAGAAACTTCTGTTCCACCTCCTCCTGCAGGTAAAATTGCAGCAGTGTTAGATGTAGAAGAGGATAGAAATTTGTAGTGGGTATAAATATGTCAGTTGATATGCAGTGCTGGGATGGGAGACAGTTTCAGGATATGAGATCTTTAAGGGGAAGTTGTGTGTATTTTATCCTTTTTGggaaaaaatttttgttttcctagTGCAAAAATCTCAAACTAGTGGTCCATGGGTTGTGTCTGGCTGGCATGTTTTTTGTTTACATTTGAATTAGTTGCCAACATTTTAATACAGAAGTAATATAAAGCTTCCCATTTTTTTGAAATGTGGAAATTCCTGCCAATGCCATGCCTGCTTTGCTGCATAGCTCTAGTGGCTGGCACTGATTCACAACTGCCCCTTTTGGCATGTTGGGCCGCCCGTGAAGCCCTTGCCTGCATAGGTTATCTGCCTTGGCTTTGGTAGGTATTTCAGTTTGTGCCTCTATTACTCGTGGACCTGCAGTAACCATCATACAGCTCTCCCTTGCCTTCCAGTGGGCCGGATGTATCCCCCACGCTCTcccaagtctgccacccctgCCCCAATCTCTGCTTCATGTCCCGAGCCTCCCATCGGCTCAGCAGTGCCAACCTCTTCAGCTTCCATTCCTGTGACATCATCAGTCGTGGATCCTGGAGTGGGCTCCATTTCTCCAGCTTCTCCAAAGATCTCACTAGCCCCCACAGATGGTAAGAGCCAGGTGGGTGAGGGCTGTGGACAGTGAAGTCTTGTTCTGATCAGGAGGTCCTTCAGgtgcttttttcttcttgttcagTAAAAGATCTCCCAACCAAGGAACCTGGGAGAACTCTCGAGCCCCAGGAACTGGCCCGGATAACTGGGAAaggtaaagatttttttttccccacccagATCTTATGCCACTTTGAGAGCATTTCAGTTAAGGAGGTTCAAAGTTTAGAAGCAGACAATGTCTGTTACCCCATTCTCTTTTAGGGGTGATATTCTAATTTCTGGGATTCTCAAGAGCTTCTCTATTCTCCCCCTTGCCTCCCACACCCTGGTCTCTCTGCCCTCTGGGCTATTTGCACTGTGTAGCTACGGTTGAAGAAGAAATGTCTGTTTTCTCCTTTCCGCTGTTTTTTCATAGTTCCTGGCCTTCAGAATGAACAGAAACGATTTCAACTGGAAGAACTGAGAAAGTTTGGGGCCCAGTTTAAGGTGAGAGATAGGAGTGTGGAAATGAGCTAGAAAGTTAATTAGCAGAATAGAGGAGTGTGAAGGGCTCACACAAAACGCAGAGGACTAGGTGGGATGGAAGAGATGAGGTCAAGCAAGGATGAAATAAGGAAGCATGAGGTTCTGAGGAAGCCAAAGATCTGAAAGCAACTGCCAGCAGAATGTGCCACGCTCTAAACTCAGAGTATCTTCAAAAGCAAATCCCTTTAGACTCCAGAGACTTCTTTGGTTTTGAAGAATGGACTCTGCCTTACAAAGATTTCCCAAACTGTTTTTCATTTATCAGTAAAAGTTCACAGGAGAGAATTGTGGAACCCTGTACAGACTCTGAACCTTTAACAAAGGTGTCAAACTATAAATGTATCTATTTTTGTCAGCCTTGATTATCTACCAAACTGAACTTCCACAAAATTGTGTTTTTAAAGGGTAATCTGTATATAGACTGGTAGTAAGTAgcatacaatacaatacaatacaatatttggtcttaaaaaaatttaaggaagcaGGGCCTGGGATCCGGACTGGACAGCACAAGATATTTGCTTCTCTCATTCCAGCTTCAGCCCAGTAGTTCCCCTGAGACGAGCCTGGATCCTTTTCCTCCCCGGATCTTAAAGGAGGAGGccaaaggaaaggagaaggaggTTGATGGTCTGTTGACTTCAGAGCCCATAGGGTCCCCAGTTTCTCCGAAGACTGAGTCTGTATCTGATAAGGAGGAGAAACCACCCCTGCCACCAACAGGAGCCAGTGAGGGGCCAGAGCAGCCCCCACCGCCTTGTCCAAGCCAAGCCGGCAGCCCCCCAGTGGGCCTCATCAAGGGTGATGACAAGGATGAGGGCCCTGTTGCTGAGTGAGTGGAGTGGGGAGCTGGGCGGATGTCAGGGGTGCTGCAGGGTAAGCCATGAGGATTTACTTCATTTTCTCTCATAGACAAGTAAAGAAGTCAACATTGAACCCCAATGCCAAGGAGTTCAATCCCACAAAACCTCTGCTGTCTGTGGTGAGATGGGATGGAAGAATGTGGGCTTTGGTTTCCATGGGGGGGGGTTGTTTGGGAGAGAGGGAGTAGTACAGCAAGAGAAGGGAGCATTTGAGCAGTTGTTAGGTTGTAAGAGGAGACACTCTAAATGTGTAGGGATAATAGCAGTTGGGCTGGTTTTAGGGAATGTGGAGACAGGTCTCCAGGGTTGGGGGGCAGGGAATCCTGATTTTATCTGGTTTCTCTCTGGGACTTAGTGTTTGGTTCAGGGAGTTTTTGAATTGGGGGGGTTATGAGCTTAAGCTACATTCAAGCACTGACttggcctcagcccctcccctgaCAAGCATTGTGAACTTGGACAAGCCACTTtatctctctgcctcagtttcttctacTGTAATTTGAGGCTTAACAGATAAAGCATAAAATGTGTTTGGCACGCAGTACTCCATGTATTCTAACTGTTAACAACCATGGAAGAGGAGAGTACAAAAATGATTAAATCTCCTCCCTTGTCCGTCACAGAACAAATCCACTAGTACCCCAACTTCTCCGGGACCCCGGACTCATTCAACTCCCTCTATTCCGGTGCTGACAGCAGGCCAGAGTGGGCTGTATAGCCCCCAGTACATCTCCTACATACCTCAGATCCACATGGGGCCAGCTGTGCAGGTAAGAGACTGGTTGGGCATGGAAGAGGTGCGGGGTTTGGTTGGGCCAGCTGGGTCACCAGCTCAGGCTTGTTTTCCTGGGCATTTGTAAGTAGGTCGTTTAGCTCCGTCTGTTTTTTTCCTGTAGGCACCTCAGATGTATCCATATCCTGTATCTAACTCAGTTCCTGGGCAGCAGGGCAAGTACCGGGGAGCAAAAGGTAAGCAGCGTTGGGAGGGGTAGTCAGTGGGGCTGCCCAGTGCCTTCTGGCAGATGGAGCTTGAGCTCCGGACTATTTTCCCCCCACTCCCAGGCTCCCTGCCCCCCCAGCGCTCAGACCAACACCAGCCAGCCTCAGCCCCTCCGATGATGCAggccgctgctgctgctggtccacCTCTGGTGGCTGCCACACCCTACTCTTCCTACATCCCCTACAACCCACAGCAGTTCCCAGGCCAGCCTGCCATGATGCAACCCATGGCCCACTACCCCTCGCAGGTGACTGGGGCATGTGGGGACATAGGGGTACAGATCCTGCTAGGGATCCTTTCTTCATCTCTGAGACACAGGAGCGCACAGTTTTGGGGCAGGCTGTGTTCTGCCTAGTGTTGGCCAGTGGTGGCATTAGTGTTATCAGACTTCTGCTTAGATGCTGTCTCTTGAGTCAGTGAACATCTAAGCCTTAGTTTCTCCTCTGTGAAGTGTAGATAAAGCAGCATTTCATTGTCAGGATTCATGGAATGTTTAATTTAGGTAGCTGTGACCAGGCCAAAGTGTTACTGTGCACAGGTTGATCTGACAGGAGGTCATGTCTCCCAAATCACCTGTGCCAACCACTCCTCTCTATCATGCCCGCCAGCCGGTGTTTGCCCCCATGCTTCAAAGCAACCCGCGCATGCTGACTTCGGGTAGCCATCCCCAGGCCATCGTGTCATCCTCAACCCCTCAGTATCCTTCTGCAGAGCAGCCTACCCCCCAAGCCCTCTATGGTGAGTTCTCTGCCCGCTGCCCGcctcccttcctgcctctgcTCTGGGTTGTGCTCCTTGGCCACTGGGCAGCCAGCACTGATCTCTCTCCATCTCCTGCTGTAGCCACTGTTCACCAGTCCTATCCACACCATGCCACGCAGCTCCATGCCCACCAGCCGCAGCCGGCTACCACACCTACTGGGAGCCAGCCGCAGTCCCAGCACGCAGCCCCCAGTCCCGTCCAGGTGCCTGCCGTGGGGGATCTGAGAGGTTGGGTCAGGGATGGGTGGCTGGAATGGAGGGGTAGAGCTAGGAGTCATCCCACACTGGAGGAGAAGCAGGGGTCAGTGGGTGCTCAGCCTGAGTGGCACTCACCCTTTCCTCCTCCTGACAGCACCAGGCGGGGCAGGCCCCACACCTGGGCAGTGGACAGCCACAGCAGAATCTGTACCACCCAGGGGCCCTGACAGGCACACCGCCCTCTCTGCCACCGGGACCTTCTGCCCAGTCCCCTCAGAGCAGCTTCCCCCAACCAGCCGCTGTGTATGCCATCCATCCCCACCAGCAGCTGCCCCACGGCTTCACCAACATGGCCCACGTCACCCAGGTAAGAGCCCAAGGTACCTATTTCCCCTGGGTATATTCTGCCACAACCACATGAGCCATGGGACTATCTCCTCTGCATCCTTGGTGCCGCCTTTGCTTGCTGCTTCCTGGGAAGCCACAGTGCTTCCTGACACCAAATTTCCCAGACAGAGCTTGGGTTTCTGCGGTACTCCCGGCTACTTTTTGTTCTTTGCAGGCCCATGTCCAAACTGGAATCACAGCAGCCCCGCCCCCTCACCCTGGGGCTCCCCACCCGccccaggtgatgctgctgcACCCACCCCAGAGCCATGGGGGGCCCCCCCAAGGCGCGGTGCCCCAGAGCGGGGTGCCTGCACTCTCAGCTTCCACACCCTCACCCTACCCCTACATCGGACACCCCCAAGGTGAGCAGCCTGGCCAGGCGCCTGGATTTCCAGGAGGAGCCGATGACAGGATTCGTGAGTTCTCGTTAGCTGGGGGAATTTGGCATGGAAGAGCTGATGGGCTGCAGGTGGGGCAGGATGCACGGGTTCTGGGTGGGGAGTGAGGGGTCTTGGAGGCAGGGCTGTCCCACTGGGCGCCCGCCGACCTGCACCTGTCTGTGAAGTATGTAGGGTGGGCAGAAGCCACAGCCGCCGCCGCCAGGGGCTTGCTCCTGGCTCTGTCCTTTGCTTCCCTCCGTCCTCGCTCAGTTGTGATCCAgcagcccccctccccactgcctcCCCAGCTCTCAGTGACCCCGACTGTCTCCTGACTTAGCCGAGGTAAGGTCAGCGCAGCAGACAGGGCCAGGCTGGGGTGTGGGGGGCTGAGCTGGGCACACAAGTAAGGGCTCTGGCTCACTGGGAAACAGCGATTGACCTGTGCTTCTGACAGCCCCATGAGACACCTTGAGGAGGCCGCTCCTACCCAAACatgccccccacaccccccactggACGGCATTGGATGAAGGGACAGCTGCTTGGGTTCTAATGCTcctgctctcttctctttcccctccaACCAGTTCAATCTCATCCCTCCCAGCagctccccttccaccccccggGGAACTGAAGATTGTCCTGGCCGCGACCTGAGACCTCCATGAGTGGAGGGAAGAGTGACCTATGTCTCTTCCCCCAGCAGCCCGGACCAGTCCCAGCCCCCCAATCCTCCCTTTTCCCCCTGGGGAGCTGGGGAATTCCTGTCAAGCACCTTGAATTGGGAGGGGCCTCCaagtgggcaggggcagggtccAGCGGGGTGGGGGGTTCCTGCTCTGACCCTGCCCACTCCCACCATCTTGCCCTCCCATCCTCTCATTTATCCCCCGCTGGAGACGGAagatcttttattttctattatttataaCCTGAGACTTGGGCCCCCTGTTCTTTCTTCCCATTAACTTGAGTGACCTGcgtgagagacagacagacagatgccCCACAAGGATGGTTGGACAAggacttttactttttattacataaaaaatattaaaaaaaaataataataaaaataaaattttaaactaacTTAACCTTCCTGtagtttcctctttggagaattgGACAGGGTCTAGGTCTCAGCCTTTCCTGGGCTGGATCCTGGAGGTGGGGGGCCTGGGACCTTCACTTGAGGGGGAGCTGGAGCTTATGGGCATTTTATGTGCTATCAGTACCACCTTTATCTTGTCATGTTTGTTCCCTGCCGTGGAAAAATTATATACAATTTTTCAATCTAGTTTGATAAGGGAAACTGATCAGGGTTTTCTGCTGTTCATTTGAGAGTGGGTTCCAGACTGTGCTGAGGGTGTGGAGTAGGTGAcaggttctgaatagccagatgACAGGGCAGACGTGTCCACAGGATGGCAGTGTGGCAGGAAGGCCGGAGGCTGGGTCCCTATCCTGGCTGTGCTGCAACTACTACATAAGTCAGAGAAACAATGACTTTTCTCACTTTGTCACCTCTAAACAGGCTTTAGCTTGACATGTGGCCACCTGAAACTTTGTTTCATGAATTCTATCCACCTCTTCATTGAGAAGCATTTTCATCTTTTCTGCCCATTGGAACTAATGGCGTGAGTGGTGCCCACTGAAGGGTCTTGTGGCTGAGAGCTTTATGGAAAGGTGAAGTTGCTATTGGGAGAAGGCATAGGACCGGGGCGTGGAGCCAGGTTTAGGGGGCCAGGCTGTTAAACTAGAGGGTTACTGACAAAGCCAGAAGAGCCAGTCGGGGGAAGTAGAATTGTCTCCAGAGCAGgtggtgggtttttgtttttgttttttttaaacaaggaagCTGTTTGGAATTAGGTGGCTTTGACCTTGACctcggtttttttttttactgtaaaatGGGAGTGGTAGTAGGCGTATGGTTGGAGCACAGGTGCTCAGTGGTAGGAGTATTTCAGCTGGGCCCAAAGCCAGAGGAAATGGGCTGAGACCAGAGCAGGAAGAATGAAGGTTAGCTGCCAGGGCACAATCCCTAGGGTGTGAGGTAAGTACTGGGTTTGGGGAGATGTGCCTAAAGAGAAGGGTCTCCTGACAGAGAAGTGGTAAAAGGGATTATGTTTGGCAGCATGTGGCTGCTGAAAACAGGCAGGATTGGGCTCCCAAGAAAGCTGCTTCCAATGAGGAATTGGGCTGGGGACATGGGTTAGAGTTGGAAAGCCTTCCATTGGGCTTAGAATGTCTGAAGTGCAGCACAATTTACAAGACTCTAGCAGTGATAAGTGCAGGTAATACTAAGTACTTTTTATGCTACATGGCAGGACTGCAGATGGGTTAcaatttgtcctttttatttctaaggGCAGCAGTCCGCACTGAAAGGGAACTTGGCTTTCACCCAGGCAGGAATTCCCTCTGTGATACTCAACATCAGGGTAAAGCacataaaattactttttttagcCAAGTCCTCCCTCCAGTCCAGCTCCCCTCTAGCCTGCTGATGAGTTGCCCTCTGCTCTGGAGACCCAGATCAGAGTTCCTCAAATAGATCTCAGCTTGGGCCCAGACACTCCTCTGGGCTGCTCATTATGGACATTTTGTCTGCATCCAAGCTTGGAAGAGATGCCCATTAACCCCTGCTGAATTTTACCCGTTTTGTTTGGGGTCAGCATCCTGGCGGTCTTGGTCATTTCAGGTTTTATCTATCCAGCATTTTAATCCCTACATATTTAATAATTAAGCCTTTAATTTTCAATCCCACTAAATGTTGAAAATGTTAATTCTATAATTTCTAACCCCTTTGCTTGGAATTGAGTGTACAGCAGTGATAATCTGTTGAAAGTAACACTTCCAGGAACAATTACCTAACTTGCTAAGATTATATGTATTTCATTAAGTACTTACATGCTGGGtctaaaagcaaacaagaaaattagaCTTTACAGCTTCTGCCATAAAAGTGAATTTAGTTAATTAATATGGCTCTGGGATGCTCCACAAGCTCCTCATCACAAGTTCCCTTTTGTACCCTGCTGTCCTCTCTGGCTTACACACGAGACACAGGCTAGTCTACTATTCACAGAACAGTTTATTGGCCTACCCCAGCTGGCAGGCAACCCCTGCTGAACAGAGAGTGTCTCCTGCTATTCTCTGCTGGTTGATGAGGACTTCAGCTTGTGCTTAGGGACACCAGAAACAGCAGGAGACTGGCCAGTGCAGCCCCAATGCAGGAGAGCCTGAGAAGTCCACAGGCTCAACCCCACTTGAGGTTATTTTCCTCTTCAGTCATGGCTAAGGTGTCAGTGACCAGGCCAGTGCCAATGGTCCGGTTGCTGTCTCGCAAGGTGAAACGCTGACCCTTTTCTAAGATCATTGGCTGCCGCAAGATGAGGTTCAGCTTCAGATCCTCCCCAGGCATGGCGAGCTCCTagagggggaagagaaaggaatgaCAACTGGCCTTTGGGGTGTCTTCATGCCCCTGTCTGCTGCCTACAGTGGAGGTTAAGATCTGTGGGAGGATACAGCAGGTGATATTGGGCCAGACGCAAAGGCAGGAAAGCCTGAAAGGAGCCAGTGATCTGTGCTCCCAAGGAATGTTCTCATGAGATTTAGGGAAGTATGGGTTATACAGGTGTTGCAGAGAAGCTCAAGTAATGAACTTTTCCAAGTTTCCTGGGGATATATGCTGGTAGGGCTAAGCTTCTAGCCTACTTCAGCCCAGGGTAGACTGGATCATTCCCTCTAAATCCACTGGTCCAGAACCTTCCACCTTCTTGGCCTACATCATCAGCTAGCTTCTCTCCACCCCAGGCAATCAAGTTACCCAGTGCCCTCCCGCTCCACTCCCTTCATATCTTCCCATCCCCACATACCTTTCCTGGGGGCAGGATGACACGACAGGCCATGTCCCAAGTCAGGGAGAACATGATAGGAATGAAGTGGGACACAAAGGGCTTGTGGCGGCCACCCTCCTCCTTGCTGAGGACATAAACCTGGAGAGAAGAGGGGGAAGTGGAGCTGGGCTTGGTGGGAAGCCCTAGCAACTTGGCTTAGCCCCATCCACCAGCCCCTGGAGCTCACCTGGGCCTCCACCTTCTGGGAGGGCTGGATAGAGCCTGGCTTAGCCATAACCAGGCCACGCCTCAAGTCTTCCCGCTTCAAGCCTCGGACCAGGGCCCCGAGGTTAtcccctgcctctgccctctcCAGGCTCTTGTGGAACATCTCAATGCCTAGGAGAgatgagagaaaggaaggagaaagacaaGGGAGGAGGGTctgtggcagagggaaagcaCAAAGATGTGCCAGGGGAGAGAGAAACCTGGGGCCAGGCCCTGGGTGCTGAGGCTTTCTTTCCATACCTGTCACCACAGTGCGAATGTTCTTGTTGTGTCCCAGGAACTCACACTCATCTCCCTTCTTTAAAATGCCACGCTCCAGTGTACCTGCCACTACTGTGCCCCGGcctgggagggaagaggagaggatgTCGGGGACACTGGGCTCGGCTCTTGGAGAGGGGGTATGAATGAACATGGTCCTCACCAGGAACAGAATAAACTGACTCTATAGGTAGCAGGAAGGGCTTTTCCAGGTCCCGGGTGGGCACTGGGATGTAAGTGTCCACAGCATCCAGCAGCTTCAGCACTGACTTCACGCCTAGCTCAGGGTCACGTTGCTGGAAGGAGAAGGTGACAGACTAGAAGCTTCATTCTGCTCCCTTTTCCTATACCAAGAGCCACTCCCCAGACTCAGGGTAGGGCTCCATCTGCCCAACCAGCCCCATTCTCCACCAGCAacccctgctgcccccaccctcACACCTCgagggcacagagagcagagccTATGATGACCGGTGTTTCCTCCCCTTTGTAGCCAAACTCAGTGAGCAGTTCACGGATCTCCAGCTCAACAAGCTCCACCATCTCAGAGTCCTGGACAGCATCTGCCTTGTTCACATATACCACAATGTGCTCCACCCCGATCTGGaaacagggagagaaagggaaggtgTCCCGAGTAGCTCAACCCCCCACTCTTTCCCTTTCCAGCCCCACCTGGGCTCTGCGTACCTGTTTGGCCAGTACTAGGTGCTCTCGGGTCTGGGGCATGGGGCCATCATTGGCTGCCACCACCAGGATGCAACCGTCAAGGGGGGCGGTACCTGTGATCATATTCTGGGTGGAGGAAACAGAACCCTCAGCCAGGTCAATGACCTCCTCAGCTCCATATCCATCTGGCCAAGCTATCTCCTGATCACCCATGGCCACAAACCCATACATCTCCACTATCAACCTCTTCCTCCCAAGCCTAACATTTATCCTGACAGTAagcagcccctggccctggccctgcatTGCCCAGCAACTCTCTCACCTTTACGTAATCTGCGTGACCCGGGCAGTCCGTATGGGAATAGTGGCGGGTGGCGGTGCTATATTCCACGTGGGCGGCGTTGATTGTGATCCCCCGAGCGCGCTCCTCTGGTGCATTGTCAATCTCCTCATACTTCTTAAATTTGGCTCCACCTCCCTCGGCCAGAACTAACGCAGGGAAGAAAACACACCCCTCAGCTAAAGTTCTGGAGCTGGAAGCAGGGTTCAGGCCACGCCTCTAGGTCCCTCCCACCTAAACAAATGATAGTCTGGGAGaaatctctctccctccctcaaaTCTCCAACCCTTCCAGCAGAGGTAATTTTGGGTCAGACAGAAACGTTAAAAGGCCTCGGGTCAGTTCTGAGATTTCTCCAAGGTAGAGCCTCCGCTTACAGGCTAGAGAGTTCCCCAATTATGCATCGCAAAGTTCTTCGGGTGCAGGGGACCTCTGTCTCCTGCATCCTCCTTTCTACCGCCCGTCGGAGTCCTGGCTCCAGCAGCCCACTCAGGGCCTCATCTCCCGGGCTCTACATCCCGCCTGTAGATGGGGCGCAGCCACACCCCAAGCCCGCTCACTCTTGGTGATGGCTGCGGTCAGCGTGGTCTTGCCGTGGTCCACATGGCCGATGGTACCCACGTTCACATGGGGCTTGTCGCGCACATAGGTCTTCTTGGCCTCCACAGCCAGGCCGCGGCACAAGAGGGACAGCGCCGGGGACTTCGGCGGCCGCAATAGACCCTGCAGTAGTGGAGTGACGCCGGCGCCGAGACCTGCAGAGGCAGACTTGGGGTCAGAGAGCGGGCTCCAGCCGTCCCCCACGTTCCCCCCGGGCTGCTATCGCCCTCCTCGTTCTCTCACCGCGGAAACAGGGCGTCGCGCGCAGCAGGGTCGTGGCCGCCATTGCGGTCGTGCTCGCGCCTCGGGAACCGGGACCCCGCGCGTGCCAAAATGAAAGGGCGATTGCAGCTGGAGGTAACTTCCGGCGGGAGTGAGGGCCAGGAGGGCGAGGCTGGGCACCTCTAGCCACCAGTTTCTATGGTCGCCTCGCCGGCAGAGGGGCGACGCAGTTCTCTCCGGGGCCTTGTGGGGCGTCCCATGATGCACCAGCGCTCCGAGGCATCCTGGGCGTTGTAGTCCACAGCTCGGCGGGCGGGAACGGCGCTTGGAGTCGGGGTTAGGTAGAGCCGCGTCTCGGCGGAGAGAGACCTCCAACCCCTGTAGTCCAGATCGCTGCGCTGGGTGTGCGGGAGATCAGGCTCCCTCCGTGCGGCTGCTAGAGATAGGGCCAGGCCCCCGGCTTCTTTCGGACGTGGGGATCAAGTCTGAGCTCTCTCTCCGCTGAGGCcttgttttcttatctgtaaggtGGATATAACAGCATCCACTTCATGGGAGGATGCTTACTTCTGGCCCTGAGAGGAAATGAGCCGTTCTGAAGACAGGAACGGGGACCTGGGGTTTCCAGGTCGTACAATTCCTTCCCCTCAAATAGCTACCCCCTGGCTCACAACTCGCCTGAACTGCCTAGTTTCACAAGCCAGAGGCCCCAAGGCAGAGTTTTGTTGTGCACCCCTGTAGCCCCTCAGCGGCCTAGAGAGATATTTCCTGATATCcgcgcctcccccacccccctcaattTTAAAGATGGCACCGAGGGTGAGGGACTAGCCCAAGGTTAGCGTGAGTCTTGTTCCTGGCTGTGTCTCCAGCACCTAACACAGGACGGGGCATGGAGTGAGTGCTCAGTGTTGActgaatgaataataaataacCTTTAACTTTCACATCCATCGTCTCATCACAGCTTCCCGACATAACCCCAAGATAATAACAGCTGCTGTTAAACCTTGATTAAGCTTCTGAAACTCACCAGAGCCTATGACTGTATTCACAGTGATTGTTTCAGATAGATTCAGCGGAGTCTGGGCACAAAGAGGGAAACCATATTTAAAACACTTCTCTCCCCCTTTCTTAAGCTCAGAGGAGTTTGGACAACTCTGAACTAGAGCTTCTTATGCATGAAGTGTTGTGCAAATGCTTCATATTTGTTCACAATCACTGCCTccagtgccaccctgtgtggtaGGATCTatgattttccccattttacaggttagAAAACCAAGGATCAGGCAGATTAAGGAACCTAACACAGCAAAACCTCCAAAACATGTGCACTTAATCCCTGTGCTGTACTATCATTTTACAGACAGGCTCAGATAAATTGAGGGAACTGCCAAGACTTCTCTCCTCCTGATCTGCCAATCCATCAGCTCTTTTTAGAAAGGGTTGGTACAATATCCAAGTGTCCTCTTTGTTCTACCCTTTCACCTCTGTCACACCATTCCTGGGATTTTACACTAAGATTCTATTGGCCATTAGTGGGTTGCAAGTTCTTTTGGGGAGGTATGTGAACGAATGGTTTCTTTTTTAGTGATActgtatttattttcttacacACCAcctccacatacacacacaccggTTTTcttacactcactgtctgctctctgtgtccatttgctgtgtgttcttttatgtctgcttatcctctctttaggcagcaccgatcctgggaacttccagagtaggagagaggtgctcaatctcttgtgccacttcagttccctggtctgctgcatctcttcctgggaacttctggagtaagagagaggcactca
Above is a window of Dasypus novemcinctus isolate mDasNov1 chromosome 23, mDasNov1.1.hap2, whole genome shotgun sequence DNA encoding:
- the ATXN2L gene encoding ataxin-2-like protein isoform X20, whose product is MLHFLTAVVGSTCDVKVKNGTTYEGIFKTLSSKFELAVDAVHRKASEPAGGPRREDIVDTMVFKPSDVMLVHFRNVDFNYATKDKFTDSAIAMNSKVNGEHKEKVLQRWEGGDSNSDDYDLESDMSNGWDPNEMFKFNEENYGVKTTYDSSLSSYTVPLEKDNSEEFRQRELRAAQLAREIESSPQYRLRIAMENDDGRTEEEKHSAVQRQGSGRESPSLASREGKYIPLPQRVREGPRGGVRCSSSRGGRPGLSALPPRGPHHLDNSSPGPGSEARGINGGPSRMSPKAQRPLRGAKTLSSPSSRPSGETSVPPPPAVGRMYPPRSPKSATPAPISASCPEPPIGSAVPTSSASIPVTSSVVDPGVGSISPASPKISLAPTDVKDLPTKEPGRTLEPQELARITGKVPGLQNEQKRFQLEELRKFGAQFKLQPSSSPETSLDPFPPRILKEEAKGKEKEVDGLLTSEPIGSPVSPKTESVSDKEEKPPLPPTGASEGPEQPPPPCPSQAGSPPVGLIKGDDKDEGPVAEQVKKSTLNPNAKEFNPTKPLLSVNKSTSTPTSPGPRTHSTPSIPVLTAGQSGLYSPQYISYIPQIHMGPAVQAPQMYPYPVSNSVPGQQGKYRGAKGSLPPQRSDQHQPASAPPMMQAAAAAGPPLVAATPYSSYIPYNPQQFPGQPAMMQPMAHYPSQPVFAPMLQSNPRMLTSGSHPQAIVSSSTPQYPSAEQPTPQALYATVHQSYPHHATQLHAHQPQPATTPTGSQPQSQHAAPSPVQHQAGQAPHLGSGQPQQNLYHPGALTGTPPSLPPGPSAQSPQSSFPQPAAVYAIHPHQQLPHGFTNMAHVTQAHVQTGITAAPPPHPGAPHPPQVMLLHPPQSHGGPPQGAVPQSGVPALSASTPSPYPYIGHPQVQSHPSQQLPFHPPGN
- the ATXN2L gene encoding ataxin-2-like protein isoform X9, with the protein product MLKPQPPQQPAQPQQPPPTQQAVARRPPGGTSPPNGGLPGPLASGAAPPGPPAAASPCLGPAAAAGSGLRRGAEGILTPQPPPQHPERSGATALGSARGQSTGKGPPQSPVFEGVYNNSRMLHFLTAVVGSTCDVKVKNGTTYEGIFKTLSSKFELAVDAVHRKASEPAGGPRREDIVDTMVFKPSDVMLVHFRNVDFNYATKDKFTDSAIAMNSKVNGEHKEKVLQRWEGGDSNSDDYDLESDMSNGWDPNEMFKFNEENYGVKTTYDSSLSSYTVPLEKDNSEEFRQRELRAAQLAREIESSPQYRLRIAMENDDGRTEEEKHSAVQRQGSGRESPSLASREGKYIPLPQRVREGPRGGVRCSSSRGGRPGLSALPPRGPHHLDNSSPGPGSEARGINGGPSRMSPKAQRPLRGAKTLSSPSSRPSGETSVPPPPAVGRMYPPRSPKSATPAPISASCPEPPIGSAVPTSSASIPVTSSVVDPGVGSISPASPKISLAPTDVKDLPTKEPGRTLEPQELARITGKVPGLQNEQKRFQLEELRKFGAQFKLQPSSSPETSLDPFPPRILKEEAKGKEKEVDGLLTSEPIGSPVSPKTESVSDKEEKPPLPPTGASEGPEQPPPPCPSQAGSPPVGLIKGDDKDEGPVAEQVKKSTLNPNAKEFNPTKPLLSVNKSTSTPTSPGPRTHSTPSIPVLTAGQSGLYSPQYISYIPQIHMGPAVQAPQMYPYPVSNSVPGQQGKYRGAKGSLPPQRSDQHQPASAPPMMQAAAAAGPPLVAATPYSSYIPYNPQQFPGQPAMMQPMAHYPSQPVFAPMLQSNPRMLTSGSHPQAIVSSSTPQYPSAEQPTPQALYATVHQSYPHHATQLHAHQPQPATTPTGSQPQSQHAAPSPVQHQAGQAPHLGSGQPQQNLYHPGALTGTPPSLPPGPSAQSPQSSFPQPAAVYAIHPHQQLPHGFTNMAHVTQAHVQTGITAAPPPHPGAPHPPQVMLLHPPQSHGGPPQGAVPQSGVPALSASTPSPYPYIGHPQGEQPGQAPGFPGGADDRIPPLPPPGELKIVLAAT